The following are encoded in a window of Methanofastidiosum sp. genomic DNA:
- a CDS encoding class I SAM-dependent methyltransferase gives MDKRTFYDLLSEGYDAKYSDSLNIKMRKEEEKILTTLPLGLTLDIGCGTGYHSRILKKNGHIVVSADISFEMVKKAKDNNNGDFFLVADMEKLPFKRNTFDSAVSIFGALNHANITNFKMTLDECLKREGHLIFTVGNINNILWILKSLKQGKNPFRAMKKRKGKISVYHGGKKISVRIRYYSRDEIERIFSNYSLSMGALYPKLTFLPILNNFGRYLVCIGRKSF, from the coding sequence ATGGACAAAAGAACTTTTTATGATTTGCTTTCTGAAGGCTACGATGCAAAATATTCTGATTCTTTAAATATAAAAATGAGAAAAGAAGAAGAAAAGATATTAACGACGTTACCACTTGGTTTGACCTTGGACATTGGCTGTGGTACAGGATACCATTCAAGGATTTTAAAGAAGAATGGGCACATAGTTGTGTCTGCAGATATTTCGTTTGAAATGGTGAAGAAAGCAAAGGATAATAATAATGGAGATTTTTTTTTAGTAGCAGATATGGAAAAACTTCCTTTTAAGAGAAATACTTTTGATAGTGCCGTATCTATATTTGGGGCCTTAAATCATGCAAATATTACAAATTTTAAGATGACTTTAGATGAGTGTCTAAAAAGAGAGGGACATCTCATTTTTACTGTAGGAAATATAAATAATATTCTTTGGATACTAAAATCCCTAAAACAAGGGAAAAACCCATTTAGGGCTATGAAAAAAAGAAAAGGTAAAATCTCTGTTTATCATGGAGGAAAGAAAATATCTGTTAGGATAAGATACTATTCAAGAGATGAAATAGAAAGAATATTTAGTAATTATTCATTAAGTATGGGGGCATTGTACCCAAAATTAACTTTTCTACCCATTTTAAATAATTTTGGGAGATATCTTGTTTGTATAGGGCGAAAATCTTTTTAA
- a CDS encoding D-glucuronyl C5-epimerase family protein, translating into MRALAALFVLLIFLSGCIVPITKETTSKNEINSPQTIIPPKKYSIVDADIPLTYYGSVDGVEIGYQIAPHNVAMKSLEAFYEYHNTSDESYKKRGLYLADWLLENATYKDKGNFVVWVYDYPWPPYDLKPGWTGSLNQATIIKALSFAYLYSKDEKYKNMIDKSLNAFEVEVKEGGLRMVREDQGTYYIWYPEYAKESPPYVLNGFITVIIRLREYYLISNNKKAEKLYLEGLFSLVHYLPDYDAGNNKSYYDALENIANDHYHEMHVAQLDSLYEYTKTPMFKEYKEKWERK; encoded by the coding sequence ATGAGGGCTTTAGCAGCATTATTTGTTCTATTAATATTTTTATCGGGTTGTATTGTTCCAATAACAAAAGAAACTACCAGTAAGAATGAAATAAATTCTCCTCAAACTATAATTCCCCCTAAAAAATATTCAATTGTTGATGCAGATATACCACTAACTTACTATGGGAGCGTTGACGGGGTAGAAATAGGATATCAGATTGCACCTCACAACGTTGCCATGAAGTCTCTAGAAGCATTTTATGAATATCATAATACCAGTGATGAGTCTTACAAAAAAAGAGGATTATACCTTGCAGACTGGCTTTTAGAGAATGCAACATACAAGGATAAAGGGAATTTTGTAGTCTGGGTGTATGATTATCCTTGGCCACCATACGACCTTAAACCAGGTTGGACTGGCTCTTTAAATCAAGCAACTATAATAAAAGCACTTTCATTTGCATATCTTTATTCAAAGGATGAGAAATACAAGAACATGATTGATAAAAGTCTAAATGCTTTTGAAGTTGAGGTTAAAGAAGGCGGGCTTAGAATGGTTAGAGAAGATCAAGGAACATATTATATCTGGTACCCAGAGTATGCTAAAGAATCCCCGCCTTACGTTCTTAATGGATTTATAACTGTTATAATTCGTTTAAGAGAGTATTATCTTATTTCAAATAACAAAAAAGCAGAAAAGTTATACCTTGAAGGATTATTCTCTTTGGTTCATTACTTACCAGATTATGATGCAGGAAATAATAAAAGCTATTATGATGCTCTTGAAAACATAGCAAATGATCATTATCATGAAATGCATGTTGCCCAATTAGATTCTCTTTACGAGTATACTAAAACACCGATGTTCAAAGAATATAAAGAAAAGTGGGAAAGAAAGTAG